A single window of Polaribacter sp. SA4-10 DNA harbors:
- a CDS encoding 7TM diverse intracellular signaling domain-containing protein: protein MNSNHRKLTFIIALISLLFFQKNYANDDAVLALKKNNLQIDFSLLYYKINTNTLDLNIVSKKFKKMPTSNSFGVLNGTYWFKLTLNNTQESKNLIAFIPTHNIEKIDIYKNINNELNFISSTGNTVNREQIPVDYKFPAFKINSENESIFYLKVKFPKEANFPLKITTEREFVSYTSKKLVINSIYYGTAIIIILINLLFFLKFKNKSYLYYLLFLTSLIINFLLYDGSLIHVFRGNPFYYKLELFVHLFGEIWFILFSIKFLNIKDKHPYFTKLLFLSPIIIAFLYTLYLATNSYIYVAIGDAIGVSILPVLWLFGIYYLKQIPSAKFYVFGYLLLIPFAVYFILGFPFGLWNVNGEMLIMKIASWLDIIVFTYAISYRMKMKIVGREENSIENTEHTQMKPILMPLVHKTELVNPFYTLLKENILDIEPLTLRELDILESICEGLNNVEIGNKLFISINTVKYHIRNIYNKAGVNSRADLKEKLSLINSYKNTNNQPLTRQG, encoded by the coding sequence ATGAATAGCAACCATAGAAAGTTAACGTTTATAATTGCACTTATTAGTCTTCTTTTTTTTCAAAAAAATTATGCTAATGATGATGCTGTTCTTGCTTTAAAAAAGAACAACTTACAAATAGATTTTAGTCTTTTATATTATAAAATAAATACAAATACTTTAGATCTAAATATTGTTTCTAAAAAATTCAAAAAAATGCCAACTAGTAATAGTTTTGGTGTTTTAAATGGTACATATTGGTTTAAATTAACACTTAATAATACACAAGAAAGTAAAAACTTAATTGCATTTATACCAACACATAATATCGAAAAAATTGATATTTATAAAAATATAAATAATGAACTAAACTTTATTTCATCAACAGGAAACACTGTTAATAGAGAACAAATTCCTGTAGATTATAAGTTTCCTGCCTTTAAAATTAATAGTGAAAATGAATCTATATTTTACTTAAAAGTCAAATTTCCAAAAGAGGCAAATTTTCCTTTAAAAATTACTACAGAAAGAGAATTTGTATCATATACATCAAAAAAACTAGTAATTAATAGCATCTATTATGGAACGGCTATTATAATTATACTAATAAATTTATTATTCTTTTTAAAGTTTAAAAATAAAAGCTATCTCTATTACCTTCTTTTTCTTACTTCATTAATAATTAATTTTTTATTATACGATGGATCATTAATTCATGTTTTTAGAGGAAATCCGTTTTATTATAAGTTAGAACTTTTTGTTCATTTATTTGGTGAAATTTGGTTTATACTATTTTCTATTAAGTTTTTAAATATTAAAGATAAGCACCCCTATTTTACTAAATTACTTTTCTTATCCCCTATAATAATTGCATTTTTATACACCTTGTATTTAGCAACTAATTCTTATATATATGTGGCAATAGGAGATGCAATAGGAGTTTCAATTTTACCTGTTTTATGGTTATTTGGTATTTATTACCTAAAGCAAATACCATCTGCTAAGTTTTATGTATTTGGGTATTTATTATTAATACCATTTGCCGTTTATTTTATTCTAGGCTTCCCTTTTGGTTTATGGAATGTAAACGGAGAAATGTTAATTATGAAAATTGCAAGTTGGTTAGATATTATTGTTTTCACCTATGCAATAAGCTATAGAATGAAAATGAAAATTGTAGGAAGAGAAGAAAATAGTATAGAAAACACCGAACATACACAAATGAAACCTATTTTAATGCCATTAGTTCATAAAACAGAATTAGTTAACCCTTTTTACACTTTATTAAAAGAGAACATATTAGATATTGAGCCTTTAACATTAAGAGAATTGGATATACTAGAATCTATCTGTGAAGGTCTAAACAATGTTGAAATTGGCAATAAGCTATTTATTTCTATTAATACAGTAAAGTATCATATTAGAAACATTTACAATAAAGCTGGAGTTAATAGTAGAGCCGACTTAAAAGAAAAACTCTCTTTAATAAATTCTTACAAAAATACTAATAATCAACCACTTACACGCCAAGGGTAG
- a CDS encoding N-acetyltransferase, with protein sequence MIQKLDNTNIEVTKKIQFVFKASYAVEAKLLKAIDFPPLKRPLESYVNSTTAFFGYFIDKEIAGIIDIDATSKRTHINSLVVHPKFFKNGVASNLMEFVFTTFNSELFTVETGLENGPASNLYKKFGFIEVKQWDTDHGIRKVKFERKERL encoded by the coding sequence ATGATTCAAAAACTTGACAACACCAATATAGAGGTCACTAAAAAAATACAATTCGTTTTTAAAGCTTCTTATGCTGTAGAGGCTAAATTGTTAAAAGCCATAGATTTCCCACCATTAAAAAGGCCACTTGAAAGTTATGTAAATAGTACTACTGCTTTTTTTGGATACTTTATAGATAAAGAAATTGCTGGAATCATAGACATTGATGCTACTAGTAAAAGAACACATATAAATAGTTTAGTGGTACATCCTAAATTTTTTAAAAATGGTGTTGCAAGTAATTTAATGGAATTTGTTTTTACTACTTTTAATTCAGAACTCTTTACTGTTGAAACAGGATTAGAAAATGGACCTGCATCTAATTTATACAAAAAATTTGGTTTTATAGAAGTAAAACAATGGGATACAGATCATGGTATTCGAAAAGTGAAATTTGAAAGAAAAGAGCGCTTGTAA
- a CDS encoding GDYXXLXY domain-containing protein gives MKKYKWILILINLILLLGLSTNSILKKEKLLSDGQLILLELAPVDPRSLLQGDYMRLRYAISNTSRNDHVVFKRGFCVVKLDAMGIAQKVRIQENSTPLNENEFLINFTSKKWNGINIGAESFFFQEGEGEKYEKAKFGGLKVDLNGNSLLIGLYDENLQKIE, from the coding sequence ATGAAAAAATATAAGTGGATACTCATTCTTATAAACCTTATTCTTTTACTTGGTTTGTCTACAAATTCAATACTAAAGAAAGAGAAACTATTATCTGACGGACAACTTATTTTATTGGAATTAGCACCTGTAGATCCTCGTTCTTTGCTACAAGGAGATTATATGCGTTTGCGTTATGCAATCTCTAATACTTCTAGAAACGACCACGTTGTTTTTAAAAGAGGATTTTGTGTTGTTAAATTAGACGCAATGGGTATTGCTCAAAAAGTTAGAATTCAAGAAAACAGCACACCTCTTAATGAAAATGAATTTTTAATAAACTTTACTTCTAAAAAATGGAATGGTATTAATATAGGAGCAGAATCTTTTTTCTTTCAAGAAGGTGAAGGTGAAAAATATGAAAAAGCTAAATTTGGAGGTTTAAAAGTAGATTTAAATGGAAATAGTCTTTTAATAGGTTTATATGATGAAAATCTACAAAAAATAGAATAG
- a CDS encoding DUF4401 domain-containing protein — protein MEKLTNKKAFLDTIRFSEGAEFECDENAILKEYEVNHENTSSLAIKILSIFGGFLASLTFLGFLALVGFYESEFAFLIFGISFITSAIWINKKYDKLLIDTFSISIYVIGFVLFFYGLTLFKVDENIGLLLVISIALSSLFITQNYILSFISILLISASFLKLILSNNAYNLIPIYIAINGFLITYLFLNEAKIISSYKRLSKLYNPARIGLIFSLLFGLFTIGKRGLVPISENYIWLASIALFFVIFYIVKTIITINNITVSKKKIIIYLLTALVLLPTLFSPAISGAIVIILLSFLVNYKTGFVIGILSLIYFISQYYYDLNFTLLTKSILLFLSGIVFIALYIFTSKNKTINEKI, from the coding sequence ATGGAAAAACTAACCAACAAAAAGGCTTTTTTAGATACCATTCGTTTCTCTGAAGGAGCAGAATTTGAATGCGACGAAAATGCGATTCTTAAAGAATATGAAGTGAACCATGAAAATACGTCTAGTTTAGCGATTAAAATACTTTCTATTTTTGGAGGCTTTTTAGCATCGCTTACTTTTCTTGGTTTTTTAGCACTTGTAGGTTTTTATGAATCAGAATTTGCCTTTTTAATCTTCGGAATTAGTTTTATAACTTCGGCTATTTGGATTAATAAAAAATATGACAAATTACTGATAGACACCTTTAGTATTTCTATCTATGTTATAGGGTTTGTGTTGTTTTTTTACGGACTTACACTGTTTAAAGTTGATGAAAATATTGGGCTACTATTGGTGATTTCAATTGCTTTAAGCTCACTATTCATCACACAAAATTATATTTTATCATTTATTTCTATACTTCTTATTAGTGCTAGCTTTCTTAAGTTAATACTCTCTAATAATGCTTACAACTTAATTCCTATTTACATTGCAATTAACGGGTTCCTTATTACCTATTTATTTTTAAATGAAGCAAAAATAATATCCTCTTATAAAAGGTTATCTAAACTATATAATCCGGCTAGAATTGGTTTGATATTTTCATTATTATTTGGCTTGTTTACTATTGGTAAAAGAGGTTTAGTTCCTATTTCAGAAAATTATATTTGGCTGGCATCAATCGCATTATTTTTTGTGATATTCTATATTGTAAAAACCATTATTACCATTAACAATATAACGGTTTCCAAAAAGAAAATAATTATTTACCTTTTAACAGCTTTGGTACTATTACCTACGCTATTTTCTCCTGCCATTTCTGGCGCTATTGTAATTATTTTATTAAGCTTTTTAGTCAATTATAAAACCGGTTTTGTTATTGGAATTCTTTCCCTTATTTATTTTATTTCGCAATATTATTATGATTTAAATTTCACATTATTAACCAAATCAATACTGCTATTTTTATCAGGAATAGTATTTATTGCACTCTATATATTCACTTCTAAAAACAAAACTATCAATGAAAAAATATAA
- a CDS encoding DUF2157 domain-containing protein codes for MTKIDREDIHIINRHSNWSEKSIDNLLKKEIYTTATSWGKFLRLFFITLGIGFTTTGVLFFFAYNWADLHKFIKIGIIETLIVSLIAVVLFSKINIDIKNILLTGASILVGVLFAVFGQIYQTGANAYDFFLGWTLFITLWVLISNYAPLWLVFIILINTTLILYTQQVAHNWSEIFVFTLLFSINIVFLIAALAGKRFIPKLNTPTWFSNIIALTAVSFSTIGICFGIFDKLETTFMVLLIATILLYLLGIKYGLKVKSSFYLSIIFFSVIITITAFFIKLSHDAGMFLFISLFVIASVTYVIKTLINLQKKWKN; via the coding sequence ATGACCAAAATTGATAGAGAGGATATTCATATTATAAACAGGCACAGTAATTGGTCTGAAAAAAGTATAGACAACCTACTTAAAAAGGAAATTTACACTACTGCAACTTCTTGGGGGAAATTTCTGAGACTCTTTTTTATCACGTTAGGTATTGGTTTTACAACTACTGGTGTCCTATTTTTCTTTGCATATAATTGGGCAGACTTGCATAAATTTATTAAAATAGGAATTATAGAAACCCTAATTGTAAGTTTAATAGCTGTTGTCTTATTTTCAAAAATAAATATAGATATTAAAAATATTTTACTCACAGGTGCTTCTATTTTAGTTGGTGTTTTGTTTGCTGTTTTTGGACAAATTTATCAAACAGGCGCAAATGCCTATGACTTTTTCTTAGGTTGGACGCTCTTTATAACACTGTGGGTGTTAATTTCAAATTATGCGCCTTTGTGGCTTGTCTTTATCATATTAATAAACACAACACTCATTTTATATACGCAACAAGTTGCTCATAACTGGTCAGAAATTTTTGTTTTTACCTTACTTTTTAGCATTAATATAGTATTCTTAATTGCTGCTTTGGCAGGAAAACGTTTTATCCCAAAATTAAACACACCAACTTGGTTTTCTAATATAATAGCATTAACAGCTGTTTCTTTTAGTACTATTGGTATTTGTTTTGGAATTTTTGATAAATTAGAAACCACGTTTATGGTCTTATTAATAGCAACTATACTTTTGTATCTTCTTGGTATTAAATATGGATTAAAAGTAAAAAGTAGTTTTTATCTTTCTATCATTTTTTTTAGTGTTATCATTACTATTACCGCTTTCTTTATCAAATTATCTCATGATGCAGGTATGTTTTTATTCATCAGTTTATTTGTTATTGCCAGTGTAACGTATGTAATCAAAACCTTAATAAATCTTCAGAAAAAATGGAAAAACTAA
- a CDS encoding GNAT family N-acetyltransferase, whose translation MIETERLLLREITLDDKENMLRLYSNPDVQKYTGEPVIESIEEIEKAILIRINNYEKYGYGRWATFLKNGMQFVGWAGLAYLPEFDEIDLGYRFLPEFWGLGIATEASHAILTYGFDKLELRKIIAIAMKENKSSIRVMEKVGMEFDKIAPYELGNEDAVWYWCDQKLITKKGIRTPTFRNI comes from the coding sequence TTGATAGAAACGGAAAGATTATTGTTAAGGGAAATTACTCTGGATGACAAAGAGAATATGCTTCGGTTGTATTCTAATCCAGATGTGCAAAAGTATACTGGGGAACCAGTGATTGAATCTATAGAAGAAATTGAAAAGGCAATACTGATAAGAATTAACAACTATGAGAAGTATGGCTATGGCAGATGGGCTACTTTTCTAAAGAATGGGATGCAATTTGTAGGGTGGGCTGGTTTAGCGTATCTACCAGAATTTGATGAAATTGACCTTGGTTATAGATTCTTGCCAGAATTTTGGGGATTAGGAATAGCAACGGAAGCCTCTCATGCAATTTTGACTTACGGGTTTGATAAACTCGAATTAAGAAAGATAATTGCAATTGCAATGAAGGAAAATAAATCCTCAATAAGAGTGATGGAAAAAGTTGGGATGGAATTTGACAAAATTGCCCCCTATGAACTTGGGAATGAAGATGCGGTTTGGTATTGGTGTGACCAAAAGCTGATAACAAAAAAAGGAATAAGAACACCTACTTTTAGAAATATATAA
- a CDS encoding tRNA-uridine aminocarboxypropyltransferase: MHLEIKNPSTKCYKCMRPSSTCICKHISPFQTKTRFIILMHPKEYKKEKNGTGHMTKLQLENSEIIVGVDFTNNNRVNEILTKEKSCSFLLYPGKDNFNLSIRKSSEINSFMGTNPHIFILDGTWPCARKMLKLSKNLQKLKRVSFDNKIKSKFIIKQQPDSLCLSTIESVYTVLNLLKEGDLEQCETKDFLIPFEKMIEHQLEYILNPKSKHYRSNANKEIAPKNMYKINPERSIIFEQES, translated from the coding sequence TTGCACCTAGAAATAAAAAATCCAAGTACTAAATGTTATAAATGCATGAGGCCTTCAAGCACATGTATTTGTAAACACATTAGTCCTTTCCAGACTAAGACCCGTTTTATTATTCTTATGCACCCAAAAGAGTACAAAAAAGAAAAAAACGGAACGGGACATATGACGAAGCTTCAACTTGAAAATTCTGAAATCATAGTTGGTGTCGATTTTACCAATAATAATCGTGTAAATGAAATACTGACTAAAGAAAAAAGTTGTTCTTTTTTACTTTATCCGGGAAAAGATAATTTCAACTTATCGATAAGAAAAAGTTCAGAAATAAACTCATTTATGGGTACTAATCCGCACATTTTCATTCTCGATGGCACATGGCCCTGCGCCCGTAAAATGCTTAAACTAAGTAAGAACTTACAAAAACTAAAAAGAGTGAGTTTTGATAATAAAATAAAATCAAAATTTATTATCAAGCAGCAGCCAGACTCCCTTTGTCTTAGTACGATAGAGTCCGTCTACACTGTCTTAAATTTACTTAAGGAAGGTGACTTAGAACAATGCGAGACGAAGGATTTCCTTATTCCTTTTGAAAAAATGATTGAGCATCAACTTGAATATATTCTAAACCCAAAAAGTAAACACTATCGTTCAAATGCGAACAAAGAGATTGCTCCTAAGAACATGTATAAGATAAATCCGGAAAGAAGTATTATTTTTGAACAAGAAAGTTAG
- the leuC gene encoding 3-isopropylmalate dehydratase large subunit yields MAKTLFDKVWDSHVVRSVKDGPDVFFIDRHFIHEVTSPVAFLGLESRGNSVVYPARTFATADHNTPTINQHLPVADPLSANQLDALERNAAKYGISHWGLGDVNNGIVHVVGPENGITLPGATIVCGDSHTSTHGAFGAIAFGIGTSEVEMVLSTQCIMQPKPKKMRINVNGKLGLGVTPKDVALYIIAKQTTSGATGYFVEYAGGVFEDMSMEGRMTVCNLSIEMGARGGMIAPDAKTYEYLKGRSQTPKGADWDTAMKYWETLSTDEGAEFDVEFTYEASDIEPMITYGTNPGMGMGVTKSIPLAENVEGGSETYKKSLGYMDFYEGDSMIGKEIDFVFLGSCTNGRIEDFRGFCSIVEGRQKAENVTAWLVPGSHKVVDQIKAEGLDKIITDAGFVLREPGCSACLAMNDDKVPAGKLSVSTSNRNFEGRQGPGSRTLLASPLVAAASAVQGVVTDPRTLMAG; encoded by the coding sequence ATGGCAAAAACATTATTTGACAAAGTATGGGATTCGCACGTGGTACGAAGTGTAAAAGACGGACCAGATGTGTTTTTTATAGACCGTCATTTCATCCATGAAGTTACAAGCCCTGTAGCATTCTTAGGATTGGAAAGTAGAGGAAACAGTGTGGTTTATCCTGCGCGTACATTCGCAACTGCAGATCATAACACACCAACTATAAATCAACATTTACCAGTAGCAGATCCTTTGTCTGCAAATCAATTAGATGCTTTAGAAAGAAATGCTGCAAAATACGGTATTTCTCATTGGGGATTAGGAGATGTAAACAATGGAATTGTACATGTTGTAGGTCCGGAAAACGGAATTACATTACCTGGAGCAACTATTGTTTGTGGAGATTCACATACCTCTACGCATGGTGCTTTTGGTGCAATTGCGTTTGGTATTGGTACCTCTGAAGTAGAAATGGTATTGTCTACACAATGTATTATGCAGCCAAAACCTAAGAAAATGCGTATTAACGTAAATGGTAAATTAGGCTTAGGAGTAACACCTAAAGATGTTGCTTTGTATATTATTGCAAAACAAACAACCTCTGGTGCTACAGGTTATTTTGTAGAATATGCCGGAGGTGTTTTTGAAGATATGTCTATGGAAGGTCGTATGACTGTCTGTAACTTATCTATAGAGATGGGCGCACGTGGAGGTATGATTGCTCCAGATGCAAAAACGTATGAATATCTTAAAGGGCGTTCTCAAACGCCTAAAGGAGCAGATTGGGACACCGCAATGAAATATTGGGAAACGCTATCTACAGATGAAGGAGCAGAATTTGATGTTGAGTTTACGTACGAAGCATCAGATATTGAGCCAATGATTACCTACGGTACAAACCCAGGAATGGGAATGGGCGTAACAAAATCGATTCCACTTGCAGAAAATGTAGAAGGAGGTTCTGAAACGTATAAAAAATCTTTAGGATATATGGATTTCTATGAAGGAGATTCTATGATTGGTAAAGAAATAGATTTTGTATTCTTAGGTTCCTGTACAAACGGACGTATAGAAGACTTTAGAGGATTTTGTTCTATTGTTGAAGGAAGACAGAAGGCAGAAAATGTTACTGCTTGGTTAGTACCAGGTTCACATAAAGTAGTAGATCAAATAAAAGCAGAAGGTTTAGATAAAATTATAACGGATGCAGGTTTTGTATTAAGAGAACCAGGCTGTTCTGCTTGTTTGGCAATGAATGATGATAAAGTTCCAGCAGGAAAATTATCAGTTTCAACATCAAACAGAAACTTTGAAGGAAGACAAGGACCCGGATCTAGAACATTATTAGCATCCCCTTTAGTAGCAGCAGCATCTGCCGTTCAGGGAGTTGTTACAGATCCTAGAACGCTAATGGCAGGTTAG
- a CDS encoding four helix bundle protein, producing the protein MTLDVYKLSKQFPKEELFGLTSQMRRCSSSVPANIAEGCGRESEKEFKRFLIIANGSATELEYFLILIKDLKLVEIESIEKLIEKVDQLKRSLNRLISKLV; encoded by the coding sequence ATTACATTAGATGTCTATAAACTTTCTAAGCAATTTCCTAAAGAAGAATTATTTGGATTAACGAGTCAAATGAGAAGATGTTCTTCTTCAGTCCCAGCAAATATTGCAGAAGGATGTGGAAGGGAGTCAGAAAAAGAGTTTAAACGATTTTTAATCATCGCTAATGGATCGGCTACAGAATTAGAATATTTTTTAATTTTGATAAAAGATTTAAAATTAGTCGAAATAGAATCTATAGAAAAGTTAATTGAGAAAGTAGATCAGTTAAAAAGAAGTTTAAACCGATTAATAAGTAAATTAGTATAA
- the leuD gene encoding 3-isopropylmalate dehydratase small subunit, whose protein sequence is MAYDKFEVLTSTAYPLPIENVDTDQIIPARFLKATERVDFDVNFFRDWRYNQDGTPKVDFPLNKEVYAGSKILVGGRNFGSGSSREHAAWSVYDFGLRCVISSAFADIFKGNCLNVGVLPVQVSPEFADTLFAAIMADSKTVIKVDLPNQKVTLVATGESESFVINTYKKDNMLNGFDDIDYLKNIEDEITAFAKTRPF, encoded by the coding sequence ATGGCTTACGATAAATTTGAAGTATTAACAAGTACAGCATATCCATTACCAATAGAGAATGTAGATACAGATCAAATCATTCCTGCTCGTTTCTTAAAAGCAACTGAGCGTGTAGATTTTGATGTCAACTTTTTTCGTGATTGGAGATACAACCAAGATGGAACCCCAAAAGTAGATTTTCCTTTAAATAAAGAGGTTTATGCAGGTTCTAAAATATTAGTAGGAGGTAGAAACTTTGGTTCTGGTTCTTCTAGAGAACATGCAGCTTGGTCTGTGTATGATTTTGGTTTACGTTGTGTAATTTCTTCTGCTTTTGCAGATATCTTTAAAGGAAACTGTTTAAATGTTGGTGTATTACCAGTGCAAGTTTCGCCAGAATTTGCAGATACTTTGTTTGCAGCAATTATGGCAGATTCTAAGACAGTAATTAAAGTTGATTTACCAAACCAGAAAGTTACATTAGTGGCTACTGGCGAATCAGAATCTTTTGTAATTAATACTTACAAAAAAGACAATATGTTAAATGGTTTTGATGATATAGATTACTTAAAAAACATCGAAGACGAGATTACTGCTTTTGCTAAAACGAGACCCTTTTAA
- a CDS encoding alpha-isopropylmalate synthase regulatory domain-containing protein, which produces MVSRKIEIMDTTLRDGEQTSGVSFSVSEKLTIAKLLLEELKVDRLEIASARVSEGELKAVKKITSWAGEHNFLDRIEVLTFVDGGKSIDWMIESGAKVQNLLTKGSLNHLTHQLKKTPAQHFSDIKATIELAVKNDIKTNVYLEDWSNGMRNSKAYVFDYLDFLTSQNIERVLLPDTLGVLTPYETFEFIDEVRKKYPTIHLDFHGHNDYDLGVANVMEAVKAGVNGLHLTINGMGERAGNAPMASVIAVINDFLKEVNITVDETALNKVSKLVETFSGFRIPVNKPVVGANVFTQTAGIHADGDHKNNLYFNDLMPERFGRKRKYALGKTSGKANIQKNLQDLGLSLNDEELKKVTQRIIELGDKKEVVSQEDLPYIISDVLDSDTIEKRVVVENYVLGHAKGMKPSTTLQLQVEGVKYEAHAQGDGQFDAFMNALKKLYKTHSKIDLPKLIDYAVRIPPGSNSDALCETIITWQLEKKEFITRGLDSDQTVSAIKATEKMLNII; this is translated from the coding sequence ATGGTAAGTAGAAAGATTGAAATAATGGATACGACACTGCGTGATGGAGAGCAAACATCAGGAGTGTCGTTTTCAGTTTCTGAAAAATTAACAATAGCAAAATTATTACTCGAAGAATTAAAAGTAGATCGTCTAGAAATAGCATCTGCAAGAGTTTCTGAAGGAGAATTAAAAGCGGTTAAAAAAATAACTTCTTGGGCTGGTGAACATAATTTTTTAGATAGAATAGAGGTTTTAACCTTTGTTGATGGTGGAAAATCTATAGATTGGATGATAGAATCTGGTGCGAAAGTTCAGAATTTATTAACCAAAGGTTCTTTAAATCACTTAACACATCAACTTAAAAAAACACCAGCACAACATTTTTCAGATATTAAAGCTACGATAGAATTAGCAGTTAAAAATGATATTAAAACCAATGTGTATTTAGAAGATTGGTCTAACGGAATGCGTAATTCTAAAGCATATGTTTTTGACTATTTAGATTTCTTAACGAGTCAGAATATAGAACGTGTTTTATTGCCAGATACGTTAGGAGTTTTAACGCCATATGAGACTTTTGAGTTTATAGATGAGGTTCGCAAAAAATACCCAACAATACATTTAGACTTTCATGGCCATAATGATTATGATTTAGGAGTTGCCAATGTAATGGAAGCTGTAAAAGCGGGTGTAAATGGGTTGCATTTAACCATTAATGGAATGGGGGAACGTGCAGGAAATGCACCAATGGCAAGTGTAATTGCAGTAATTAACGACTTTTTAAAAGAGGTAAACATTACTGTAGATGAAACTGCTTTAAATAAAGTAAGTAAGTTAGTAGAAACATTTTCAGGATTTAGAATTCCTGTAAACAAACCTGTTGTAGGTGCAAATGTTTTTACACAAACTGCAGGTATTCATGCAGATGGAGATCATAAAAACAATCTTTATTTTAATGATTTAATGCCAGAGCGTTTTGGTAGAAAACGGAAGTATGCATTAGGAAAAACTTCTGGAAAAGCAAATATTCAAAAGAACTTACAAGATTTAGGCTTGAGTTTAAATGATGAAGAGCTTAAAAAAGTTACTCAGAGAATTATTGAATTAGGAGACAAGAAAGAAGTAGTCTCTCAAGAAGATTTACCGTATATTATTTCTGATGTTTTAGATAGTGATACCATAGAAAAACGTGTGGTTGTAGAAAACTATGTATTGGGTCACGCAAAAGGGATGAAACCATCTACTACTTTACAGTTACAGGTTGAGGGTGTAAAATATGAAGCACATGCGCAAGGAGACGGACAGTTTGATGCTTTTATGAATGCTTTAAAAAAGTTGTACAAAACGCATAGTAAAATAGACTTGCCTAAATTAATTGATTATGCAGTAAGAATTCCACCAGGAAGTAATTCTGATGCATTATGTGAAACGATTATTACTTGGCAATTAGAAAAAAAAGAATTTATAACACGTGGTTTAGATTCAGATCAAACAGTATCTGCAATTAAAGCCACAGAGAAAATGTTGAATATTATATAA